A DNA window from Chiroxiphia lanceolata isolate bChiLan1 chromosome 6, bChiLan1.pri, whole genome shotgun sequence contains the following coding sequences:
- the PIGH gene encoding phosphatidylinositol N-acetylglucosaminyltransferase subunit H, protein MAEERRFRSACGAPIALRRRQHSASCRELAVRGPRLQLRSLSAATSAVWLAAYGLFALSENSVVLSAAIFISLIGLIIYLHFIKIDQESLLVIGSLGIQVTSSYASGKESTTFIEMGQVKDVVINEAIHMQKVIYYLCILLQDPKDPQGVSEVVPLFQSSKPRLDCLIEVYKSCQEILEQRKTAPQSSGIK, encoded by the exons ATGGCGGAGGAGCGGCGGTTCCGCTCGGCCTGTGGGGCGCCCATCGCACTGCGGCGCCGCCAGCACAGCGCGTCCTGCCGGGAGCTGGCCGTGCGCGGGCCCCGCCTGCAGCTCCGCTCGCTCAGCGCCGCCACCTCCGCCGTCTGGCTGGCGGCCTACGGACTCTTCGCGCTAAGCGAG AATAGCGTGGTGCTTTCTGCCGCAATCTTCATCTCACTGATTGGCCTGATCATATACCTGCACTTCATCAAAATTGACCAGGAATCCCTGTTGGTCATTGGCTCACTCGGCATTCAGGTGACTTCGTCCTACGCTTCAGGAAAAGAGAGCACAACCTTCATTGAGATGGGTCAGGTGAAGGATGTGGTTATCAACGAAGCCATCCATATG CAAAAAGTTATCTACTACCTGTGTATCCTCCTCCAGGACCCTAAAGATCCTCAGGGAGTATCTGAGGTCGTGCCACTCTTTCAG AGCTCCAAGCCGCGTCTGGACTGCTTGATAGAAGTGTATAAAAGTTGTCAAGAaatcctggagcagaggaagacaGCTCCACAGTCAAGTGGAataaaatag